One Deltaproteobacteria bacterium genomic window carries:
- a CDS encoding sigma-70 family RNA polymerase sigma factor: MMNTLLSTAPPMDPRASYTDISFTGLRSQYVPSQTVLRRHQAKKQWSRPCGSWSSSAMDASITKRETVVASSLKKTSVETGVSGAKHLVKGNHARAMEWNDETLNQALDGNRPAMRELVKHLTPVIQARVAKCLMVGSRNFGHDRVREEVADMTQEVFAALFANDARVLRNWEPTKGLSLRNFAGLVAHRQALSILRTTKRNPFTEDPTLDTDFEFMTEQDETLESATISRDLIRQVFHRMDEQLSPLGRQLFNMVIIQELDVSDVATQTGMSDSAIYAWRSRLAKHLKREYQSVLSETSSSEQRS; the protein is encoded by the coding sequence ATGATGAATACCCTACTCTCAACAGCACCCCCGATGGACCCCAGAGCCAGTTACACAGATATCTCCTTCACGGGCCTTAGATCTCAATATGTGCCGTCCCAGACGGTTCTCAGACGGCACCAAGCTAAAAAACAATGGAGCAGACCTTGCGGTTCATGGTCTTCCAGTGCAATGGATGCGTCGATAACCAAGCGGGAAACAGTTGTAGCGTCCTCCCTCAAGAAAACGAGCGTTGAAACAGGTGTTTCGGGTGCGAAACATTTGGTGAAAGGCAACCACGCGCGAGCCATGGAATGGAATGACGAGACACTCAATCAAGCTCTCGATGGCAATCGCCCTGCCATGCGGGAACTGGTGAAGCATCTCACGCCTGTCATCCAAGCCAGAGTCGCAAAATGCCTGATGGTCGGATCTCGTAACTTTGGTCACGACCGAGTTCGGGAAGAAGTTGCCGATATGACCCAAGAGGTCTTTGCTGCTCTTTTCGCCAATGACGCGCGCGTGCTGCGAAACTGGGAACCCACGAAAGGGCTTTCCCTGCGCAACTTTGCCGGGCTTGTGGCTCATCGCCAGGCGCTTTCAATTTTACGAACGACTAAACGTAACCCTTTCACAGAAGACCCGACGCTAGATACCGACTTCGAGTTTATGACTGAGCAAGACGAAACTCTTGAGAGTGCCACGATCAGCCGGGATTTAATCAGACAAGTCTTTCACCGCATGGATGAGCAACTTAGCCCCTTGGGCCGTCAACTCTTTAACATGGTGATTATCCAAGAGCTTGATGTCTCAGATGTGGCAACTCAAACTGGAATGTCCGACTCTGCAATCTACGCCTGGCGCAGCCGGCTGGCGAAGCATCTGAAACGAGAATATCAATCCGTCCTCTCGGAAACCTCAAGCTCTGAGCAAAGGTCTTAA